One part of the Acidobacteriota bacterium genome encodes these proteins:
- a CDS encoding amidohydrolase family protein has product MKRWLILLTVLAAVAASWAQPSGPVSKAITVIRAGVLIDGESGSPRRNQVIIIRGNQIVEVSDAATAHIPAGAEVVDLSQATVLPGLIDAHTHIFLQGEDPAEGGYDIQLLKFPLAYRAARATVAVRRALEQGFTTLRDMETEGAGYGDVGIRMAIEGGYIPGPRLFVSTRAISTTGGYPLEGYAPEIEVPKGVEIVDGPVEARKAAREQLDHGADWIKVYMTHRSWVGKNGELVSQPTLTVEELRAIVDETHGWGKKVACHAYSGEGLQRALDGGCDSIEHGLALTDAMIAQMIKQGTWLCATLSPYYSDWAPADTPDGQRDRRRASEHEQSFRKAVKAGVKIAFGTDIGGIPWTEPIAQEFPRMVEFGMTPMQAIQSATSRAADLLDRKGKIGVIAPGAWADVIAVSGDPLADIKVLGAVAFVMTDGKVFKNELGAKK; this is encoded by the coding sequence TTGAAGCGCTGGTTGATCCTGCTGACTGTACTTGCCGCGGTTGCGGCAAGCTGGGCGCAGCCGAGTGGCCCGGTGTCGAAGGCCATAACGGTGATCCGCGCAGGCGTGCTCATCGACGGAGAGTCGGGTTCGCCGCGGCGCAACCAGGTCATCATCATTCGCGGGAACCAGATCGTCGAAGTTTCGGACGCCGCCACCGCTCACATCCCGGCGGGAGCCGAGGTAGTCGATCTTTCACAGGCCACCGTTCTTCCCGGCTTGATTGACGCCCACACCCATATTTTTCTTCAAGGGGAAGATCCCGCTGAAGGTGGATATGACATTCAGTTGTTGAAATTTCCGTTGGCGTACCGGGCAGCCCGAGCAACGGTTGCGGTGCGGCGTGCTCTCGAACAGGGATTCACAACATTGCGCGATATGGAAACGGAAGGAGCGGGCTACGGCGATGTCGGCATCCGCATGGCGATTGAAGGCGGATACATTCCCGGCCCGCGCTTGTTTGTTTCGACGCGTGCGATTTCAACGACCGGGGGATATCCGCTGGAAGGGTACGCGCCCGAGATCGAAGTGCCGAAGGGTGTCGAAATCGTGGATGGACCGGTAGAAGCGCGGAAAGCGGCCCGCGAGCAACTCGACCACGGTGCCGACTGGATCAAGGTTTACATGACGCACCGGTCCTGGGTCGGGAAGAACGGCGAGTTGGTTTCGCAGCCGACGTTGACCGTCGAGGAACTGCGAGCGATCGTCGACGAGACTCATGGCTGGGGAAAAAAGGTCGCCTGCCACGCTTACAGCGGCGAAGGGCTGCAGCGGGCGCTCGACGGTGGATGCGACTCGATCGAGCATGGGCTCGCGCTCACCGACGCGATGATCGCGCAAATGATCAAGCAAGGCACTTGGCTGTGCGCTACGCTGAGTCCCTATTATTCTGACTGGGCACCGGCGGATACTCCCGATGGCCAGCGTGATCGCAGGCGCGCTTCCGAACACGAGCAATCCTTTCGCAAAGCGGTGAAAGCGGGAGTGAAGATTGCCTTTGGAACCGACATTGGCGGAATTCCGTGGACGGAGCCGATCGCACAGGAGTTTCCGCGCATGGTGGAATTTGGAATGACGCCGATGCAGGCGATTCAGAGCGCAACCTCGCGGGCCGCCGACCTGCTAGACAGGAAGGGAAAGATCGGAGTGATCGCACCGGGCGCATGGGCCGACGTGATCGCGGTTTCCGGCGATCCGCTGGCGGACATAAAAGTCCTCGGCGCAGTCGCCTTCGTGATGACAGACGGCAAAGTTTTCAAGAATGAGTTGGGGGCGAAAAAGTAA
- a CDS encoding CBS domain-containing protein — MNILEMCDVEGASVPLDATAEQAIRTMLDRRVGAVAVLDENTRIAGIFTERDVLRRVALSGREPAQIPIREVMTTPVEMATLDTTPGEALATMVERHYRHLPIVDDDSRLLGMLSIRNVLQARIDTLTRQLDKARSMHVVR, encoded by the coding sequence ATGAATATCCTGGAGATGTGTGACGTGGAAGGCGCGTCGGTTCCGCTTGACGCTACCGCCGAGCAGGCGATTCGAACGATGTTAGATCGCCGGGTGGGCGCGGTCGCGGTGCTTGACGAGAATACCCGGATTGCAGGGATCTTTACCGAGCGCGATGTATTGCGCCGGGTTGCGTTGAGCGGGCGAGAGCCGGCCCAGATTCCGATTCGAGAAGTGATGACCACTCCGGTCGAGATGGCGACGCTCGATACCACTCCGGGGGAGGCGCTTGCGACGATGGTGGAACGTCATTACCGGCATCTGCCGATCGTCGATGACGACAGCCGGTTGCTGGGAATGCTTTCGATCCGTAATGTTTTGCAGGCTCGAATCGACACGCTCACACGTCAACTGGACAAAGCGCGTTCGATGCATGTGGTCCGCTAG
- a CDS encoding DoxX family protein: MTKQPDGILGKALLVARVGVGIFFIFFGEYKVFGSEFAHTGFTHYLEGFIQQTAVGFYRPVLSHVILPHVVFFGYLVGVVELFIGVSLIFGVFVRVASVAGMLHMVSLTLATWWGPGHSVPAWRYFGAELDHVPLLFLFMIFYAAGPTGWWLTARRGLD; this comes from the coding sequence TTGACGAAACAACCGGACGGTATTCTCGGCAAGGCGTTACTGGTTGCCAGGGTTGGTGTGGGAATCTTCTTCATCTTCTTTGGTGAGTACAAAGTATTTGGCAGTGAGTTCGCACACACGGGATTCACGCACTACCTCGAAGGCTTCATTCAGCAGACTGCAGTCGGCTTCTACCGCCCGGTGCTGAGCCACGTCATCCTTCCGCACGTTGTCTTCTTCGGATATCTGGTCGGCGTGGTGGAGCTATTCATCGGAGTCAGCCTGATTTTTGGAGTGTTCGTCCGAGTGGCTTCGGTGGCGGGCATGTTGCACATGGTGAGTCTCACACTGGCGACGTGGTGGGGACCCGGACACAGTGTTCCTGCCTGGCGATACTTTGGAGCGGAACTCGATCACGTCCCACTGCTGTTTCTCTTCATGATCTTCTACGCCGCGGGTCCAACTGGATGGTGGCTCACGGCACGGCGCGGCCTGGACTAG
- a CDS encoding disulfide bond formation protein DsbC, whose protein sequence is MKLMVASSLVLLLASAVAQDAPTMKPVVSMAPAPLVTITQGKASPVPLSFRVTRGYHINSNKPKSEFLIPTALKISATTDIVIGGTTYPDGRDMSFAFAPDEKLNVYTGDFELEVSVRPLRSVQPGKYVMRGNLKYQACDNSACYPPQQLPISFDVRIGKAAPAARKNPAQSPHSHK, encoded by the coding sequence ATGAAATTGATGGTCGCATCTTCGCTCGTTCTGCTGCTGGCCAGCGCCGTTGCTCAGGATGCGCCAACCATGAAGCCGGTCGTAAGCATGGCCCCGGCTCCCCTGGTGACAATCACCCAGGGCAAAGCATCACCCGTGCCGCTTTCATTTCGTGTCACTCGCGGATATCACATCAACTCCAACAAGCCGAAGTCGGAGTTCCTGATTCCAACCGCCCTGAAAATTAGCGCCACCACCGACATCGTCATCGGAGGAACCACGTATCCCGACGGACGCGACATGAGCTTCGCGTTCGCGCCCGACGAAAAGCTCAACGTGTACACCGGGGATTTCGAACTGGAAGTTTCCGTTCGTCCGCTACGTTCCGTACAGCCCGGCAAGTATGTAATGCGTGGCAATCTGAAATATCAGGCGTGTGACAACTCCGCGTGTTATCCGCCGCAGCAACTTCCCATCAGTTTTGATGTAAGGATCGGCAAAGCCGCCCCCGCCGCCCGGAAGAATCCCGCCCAAAGCCCGCATTCGCACAAGTAA
- a CDS encoding TlpA family protein disulfide reductase, whose amino-acid sequence MLFAGIHAARKNRASGSVTAQFRGQPAPDFELQSLDGKNVKLSDFRGKAVLLNFWATWCGPCKIEMPWFVELQKEYGPQGFQIVGVAMDDTSTDEIAKFAKEMGVNYPVLLGKESVGQSYGGVGVLPTTFFIDRDGKLLTREFGLQSRSVFVDHIKEALGQAQSVQAQK is encoded by the coding sequence ATGTTGTTCGCCGGTATTCACGCTGCCCGCAAGAACCGCGCCTCCGGATCGGTCACTGCACAATTCCGCGGACAACCGGCGCCCGACTTTGAACTGCAATCTCTCGACGGCAAGAACGTTAAGCTCTCCGATTTCCGCGGCAAAGCTGTGCTCCTCAATTTCTGGGCAACGTGGTGCGGACCCTGCAAGATCGAGATGCCGTGGTTTGTCGAGCTGCAAAAAGAGTATGGCCCGCAAGGATTCCAGATTGTGGGCGTGGCCATGGACGATACCAGTACTGACGAAATTGCCAAGTTTGCCAAGGAGATGGGAGTGAACTACCCGGTTCTGCTGGGCAAAGAGTCCGTAGGCCAGAGCTATGGCGGTGTGGGCGTGCTCCCAACCACGTTCTTTATCGATCGTGACGGCAAGCTCCTGACCCGCGAATTTGGCCTGCAAAGCCGCAGTGTCTTCGTCGACCACATCAAAGAGGCACTGGGCCAGGCGCAATCGGTACAGGCGCAAAAGTAA
- a CDS encoding cytochrome c biogenesis protein CcdA codes for MSASPSPLAAFAAGLISFLSPCVLPLVPGYVSLISGVGVEELKSQEGHLFRKVMLNSVAFILGFSIVFVTLGAAATELGELLRMYQSVIARVAGVVIILFGLHLTGIFQIKALLADTRMHGLKGGSTPWGAFVIGFAFAFGWTPCVGPILAVVLGMAATQDTVWKGIFLLAIYSAGLAVPFLLTSLGIGRFLKFYNRFKFHMHALEVASGGLLIALGVLLVMGRLTLISGWLSFLNRFAL; via the coding sequence ATGTCCGCCTCTCCATCGCCGCTCGCTGCGTTTGCCGCGGGATTAATCTCGTTCCTCTCACCCTGCGTCCTTCCGCTGGTGCCGGGATACGTTTCCCTGATCTCCGGAGTGGGTGTGGAAGAGTTGAAGTCGCAAGAAGGACATCTCTTCCGCAAAGTGATGCTGAATTCCGTGGCGTTCATTCTCGGGTTCAGCATCGTATTCGTTACGCTGGGCGCGGCCGCCACGGAGCTGGGAGAATTGCTGCGGATGTATCAGTCGGTGATAGCCCGCGTCGCCGGGGTCGTTATCATTCTGTTCGGACTACATCTGACCGGTATCTTTCAGATCAAGGCTCTTCTCGCTGATACCCGCATGCACGGACTCAAAGGTGGTTCCACTCCTTGGGGTGCCTTCGTAATCGGATTCGCATTCGCCTTTGGCTGGACACCGTGCGTAGGACCGATCCTGGCCGTGGTGTTGGGGATGGCGGCGACACAAGACACCGTCTGGAAAGGCATTTTTTTACTTGCCATCTACTCGGCGGGCCTGGCGGTTCCGTTCCTGCTGACGTCGCTGGGGATCGGGCGATTCCTCAAGTTCTATAACCGTTTCAAGTTTCACATGCACGCTCTCGAAGTTGCCAGCGGGGGATTGCTGATCGCTCTGGGAGTACTACTTGTCATGGGTCGGCTTACACTGATCTCAGGTTGGTTGTCGTTCCTGAACCGTTTTGCGTTGTAG
- the tuf gene encoding elongation factor Tu, with protein MAKEKFDRNKPHCNVGTIGHIDHGKTTLTAAITKVLSKHNPNIKFRSFDSIDNAPEEKARGITIATAHVEYETANRHYAHVDCPGHADYIKNMITGAAQMDGAILVVAATDGPMPQTREHVLLARQVGVPYIVVALNKCDAVDDPELLDLVELEVRELLKTYKFPGDDVPVVRLSALGALNGEEKWEKQIDALMEAVDKSVPQPARELDKPFLMPIEDIFSIQGRGTVVTGRIERGKVKVGEEAEIVGFRETRKTVVTGVEMFKKQLDEGLAGDNAGLLLRGIAKEDVERGMVLAKGGSITPHTKFKAEVYILTKEEGGRHTPFFKGYRPQFYLRTTDVTGIAELPAGTEMVMPGDNVSLVIELITPVAMEKGLRFAIREGGHTVGAGTIAEIVQ; from the coding sequence ATGGCGAAAGAAAAATTTGATCGAAATAAGCCGCACTGCAACGTAGGGACGATTGGTCACATCGACCACGGCAAGACGACGTTGACGGCGGCGATCACGAAGGTATTGTCGAAGCACAACCCGAACATTAAGTTCCGGTCGTTCGATTCGATCGACAACGCGCCGGAAGAAAAGGCTCGTGGCATAACCATCGCGACCGCGCACGTCGAGTATGAGACGGCGAACCGGCACTACGCACATGTGGATTGCCCGGGTCACGCGGATTACATCAAGAACATGATCACCGGCGCGGCGCAGATGGATGGCGCGATTCTCGTGGTCGCTGCGACCGATGGTCCGATGCCGCAGACGCGTGAGCACGTGCTTCTGGCCCGTCAGGTCGGTGTGCCGTACATCGTCGTTGCCTTGAACAAGTGCGACGCGGTGGACGATCCCGAGTTGCTCGATCTGGTTGAACTCGAAGTACGCGAACTGCTGAAGACCTACAAGTTCCCGGGCGACGACGTGCCGGTAGTTCGGCTGTCGGCGCTGGGTGCCCTGAACGGCGAAGAGAAGTGGGAAAAGCAGATCGACGCATTGATGGAAGCGGTGGACAAGAGCGTGCCGCAACCGGCACGCGAACTGGACAAGCCGTTCCTGATGCCGATCGAAGACATCTTCTCGATTCAGGGCCGTGGCACGGTCGTTACGGGCCGTATTGAGCGTGGCAAGGTGAAGGTTGGCGAAGAAGCAGAAATCGTTGGCTTCCGCGAGACGCGCAAGACGGTGGTGACGGGCGTCGAAATGTTCAAGAAGCAACTGGACGAAGGTCTGGCAGGCGATAACGCTGGACTGTTGCTGCGCGGCATCGCGAAAGAAGATGTCGAGCGCGGGATGGTCTTGGCGAAGGGTGGATCGATCACGCCGCACACCAAGTTCAAGGCGGAAGTCTACATTCTGACGAAAGAAGAAGGTGGACGACATACGCCGTTCTTCAAGGGCTATCGTCCGCAGTTTTATCTGCGAACGACGGACGTGACGGGGATTGCGGAGTTGCCGGCGGGCACGGAGATGGTGATGCCGGGCGACAACGTGAGCCTGGTGATCGAGTTGATCACTCCGGTGGCGATGGAAAAGGGCTTGCGATTTGCGATTCGCGAAGGTGGCCATACGGTCGGCGCCGGCACGATTGCGGAGATTGTTCAATAA
- the rpmG gene encoding 50S ribosomal protein L33: MPREIITLQCGECKERNYSTTKNRKTTPDRIELKKFCARCRKHQAHKEVK; encoded by the coding sequence ATGCCCCGAGAGATTATTACGTTGCAGTGCGGTGAGTGCAAAGAGCGGAACTATTCGACGACGAAGAACCGTAAGACGACGCCGGATCGCATTGAACTGAAGAAGTTCTGCGCGCGGTGCCGCAAGCACCAGGCGCACAAGGAAGTGAAGTGA
- the secE gene encoding preprotein translocase subunit SecE codes for MATAVEQNAITTTLKSWPERIKSFYSDVRTEMRKVNSPSRKEVQATTTVVIITVFLFAFYFWIVDLAISSSLDRLLHYFSRR; via the coding sequence ATGGCGACAGCGGTAGAGCAGAATGCAATCACGACCACGTTGAAGTCCTGGCCGGAGCGCATTAAGAGTTTTTATAGCGATGTGCGCACGGAAATGCGAAAGGTGAACTCGCCTTCCCGCAAGGAAGTGCAGGCGACGACCACCGTGGTCATCATCACCGTGTTCCTGTTTGCTTTTTATTTCTGGATCGTGGACCTGGCGATCAGCAGCAGCTTGGATCGCTTGCTCCATTATTTCTCGCGCAGGTAG
- the nusG gene encoding transcription termination/antitermination protein NusG, whose protein sequence is MPDEEKNQAAAGDGNPPPPIDATAAGEPPKNPNMKWYIIHAYSGFERKVKESLESRVQAFGLQDKIGKVLIPTESVTEVRGGKKYTSERMFYPGYVLVEMDMDDHVWHVVKATPRVTGFVGTGQQPTPLSADEVNHIVYKVADSREKPKLKVKFEKNETVRISEGPFATFTGVVDEVNEDRETLKVMVTIFGRSTPVELEFGQVEKVA, encoded by the coding sequence ATGCCGGACGAAGAAAAGAACCAGGCCGCAGCGGGCGACGGCAATCCGCCACCGCCGATTGATGCAACCGCGGCTGGGGAGCCTCCCAAGAATCCGAATATGAAGTGGTACATCATCCACGCGTATTCAGGATTCGAGCGCAAGGTCAAGGAATCGCTGGAATCGCGGGTCCAGGCTTTCGGGTTGCAGGACAAAATCGGCAAAGTGCTGATCCCGACCGAGTCGGTCACCGAAGTTCGCGGCGGCAAGAAATACACCTCTGAGCGCATGTTCTATCCCGGCTACGTGCTGGTCGAAATGGATATGGACGACCACGTGTGGCATGTGGTCAAAGCCACGCCGCGCGTCACGGGATTTGTCGGCACCGGACAGCAGCCGACGCCGCTGTCAGCGGATGAAGTGAACCACATCGTCTATAAAGTTGCCGACAGCCGCGAGAAACCGAAACTCAAAGTCAAATTCGAGAAGAACGAAACCGTGCGCATCAGCGAAGGTCCATTCGCAACGTTTACGGGAGTGGTTGATGAAGTGAACGAAGATCGTGAGACCTTGAAAGTTATGGTGACGATTTTCGGACGCTCGACTCCGGTGGAATTGGAATTCGGACAAGTGGAGAAAGTGGCATAG
- the rplK gene encoding 50S ribosomal protein L11 → MAKKATGSVKLQIAAGKATPAPPVGPALGQAQVNIMEFCKQFNARTSQKELEGLIIPVVITVFSDRTFTFITKTPPASILLKRAAGIAKGSGAPNKDKVGKVTAKQIEDIAKQKMPDLNAATVDSAIKSIRGTARSMGIEVVG, encoded by the coding sequence ATGGCAAAGAAAGCTACAGGTTCAGTAAAACTCCAGATTGCGGCAGGCAAGGCTACGCCGGCGCCTCCGGTTGGTCCGGCGCTTGGTCAGGCGCAGGTCAATATCATGGAGTTCTGCAAACAGTTCAACGCACGTACATCGCAGAAAGAACTCGAAGGCCTGATCATTCCGGTCGTCATTACGGTGTTCAGCGACCGTACGTTTACGTTCATCACGAAAACGCCTCCGGCTTCGATCTTGTTGAAGCGCGCTGCCGGGATTGCCAAAGGTTCCGGTGCTCCAAACAAAGATAAGGTTGGCAAGGTGACCGCGAAGCAGATCGAGGACATCGCGAAGCAAAAAATGCCGGATCTGAACGCAGCAACCGTGGATAGCGCGATCAAGAGCATTCGCGGAACGGCGCGGTCGATGGGAATTGAAGTAGTTGGGTAG
- a CDS encoding 50S ribosomal protein L1 yields the protein MKKSGKNIEKSRKAIEARAYTLQEAVPLLQKVKYAKFDETVEVTLRLGVDPKHADQMVRGTVVLPHGLGKSKKVLVIASGDKIREAEAAGADFVGGEDMVEKITKENWTDFDALIATPDMMKSVGRLGKVLGPKGLMPNPKTGTVTIDVARAVQEVKAGKVEFRTDKTALVHVPVGKISFTPDKLVDNATTLISSVIKAKPAVAKGKYIKACYLSSSMGPGISLDTTAIEAASKTAV from the coding sequence ATGAAGAAGTCTGGAAAGAATATCGAGAAGTCGCGCAAAGCGATTGAAGCGCGTGCTTACACATTGCAGGAAGCGGTTCCTCTCCTGCAAAAAGTGAAATACGCAAAATTCGATGAGACCGTAGAAGTGACGCTGCGCCTGGGAGTGGATCCCAAGCACGCAGACCAGATGGTGCGCGGGACGGTTGTTCTGCCGCATGGTCTGGGCAAATCGAAAAAAGTCCTGGTCATTGCCAGCGGCGACAAGATTCGCGAAGCGGAAGCAGCAGGCGCGGACTTTGTCGGCGGCGAAGACATGGTCGAGAAGATCACCAAGGAAAACTGGACGGATTTCGACGCGCTCATCGCTACTCCCGACATGATGAAGTCGGTGGGCCGCCTGGGTAAAGTGCTTGGTCCGAAGGGGCTGATGCCGAACCCGAAAACGGGCACTGTGACGATCGACGTCGCACGCGCGGTGCAGGAAGTCAAGGCCGGCAAAGTGGAATTCCGTACCGACAAGACAGCGCTGGTCCATGTGCCGGTGGGCAAGATTTCCTTCACGCCCGACAAGCTGGTCGATAACGCGACCACGTTGATTTCGAGCGTGATCAAGGCGAAACCGGCTGTGGCGAAAGGCAAGTACATCAAGGCCTGCTACTTGAGTTCCTCGATGGGACCTGGGATTTCGCTCGACACGACGGCGATTGAAGCTGCATCCAAGACGGCGGTCTAA
- a CDS encoding 50S ribosomal protein L10 — MAVTRARKKEQVESLSGDLKNVSSVIVATYTKQTVAKDFELRKTLRSSGAKYRVVKNTLAERAGKGTKIEQALTNLSGVTSIAYTEGDPVALAKVLAKYAKENPEFTFKAGVVEGRVVTVKDIEALATMPSKEEIYAKLLYMLNAPSQRLVTAMNAVGRNLAVVIDQGVQQKKFKEA; from the coding sequence ATGGCGGTTACTCGAGCACGAAAAAAAGAGCAAGTTGAGAGTCTCAGCGGCGATTTGAAGAATGTGTCCAGCGTGATCGTTGCTACCTACACGAAGCAGACGGTTGCCAAGGATTTCGAGTTGCGCAAGACGCTGCGCTCCTCCGGCGCGAAATATCGCGTGGTCAAGAACACGCTGGCGGAACGCGCCGGCAAGGGCACCAAGATCGAGCAGGCGCTCACGAATCTGTCGGGCGTGACTTCGATTGCGTACACGGAAGGCGATCCGGTCGCGTTAGCGAAAGTCCTTGCGAAGTACGCCAAGGAAAATCCGGAGTTCACCTTTAAGGCTGGAGTGGTCGAAGGCCGCGTAGTCACGGTGAAGGACATCGAAGCGCTCGCGACCATGCCGTCGAAGGAAGAAATCTACGCGAAACTTCTGTACATGCTGAATGCTCCGTCGCAGCGTCTGGTTACGGCCATGAACGCGGTGGGACGGAACCTGGCGGTGGTGATCGACCAGGGTGTGCAGCAGAAAAAGTTCAAAGAAGCGTAA
- the rplL gene encoding 50S ribosomal protein L7/L12 codes for MADLQQLEESIVGLSLLEAAELVKKLETRLGVSAAAAAPVMVAGGGGAAAAAPAEEKTEFTVVLKDVGSNKINVIKAVREVTALGLKEAKDLVDGAPKSIKEGVSKEEAETIKKKFTEAGATVEVK; via the coding sequence ATGGCAGATCTGCAGCAGTTGGAAGAGTCAATCGTTGGCCTGTCTTTGCTGGAAGCAGCGGAACTGGTCAAGAAACTGGAAACACGTTTGGGCGTCTCGGCGGCGGCAGCGGCCCCGGTGATGGTTGCCGGCGGAGGCGGAGCGGCGGCAGCAGCTCCGGCGGAAGAAAAGACCGAATTCACCGTCGTACTGAAGGACGTTGGATCCAATAAGATCAATGTAATCAAAGCGGTACGTGAAGTCACCGCCTTGGGCTTGAAGGAAGCCAAGGATCTGGTCGACGGCGCACCGAAGAGCATCAAGGAAGGCGTCTCGAAGGAAGAGGCGGAGACCATCAAGAAGAAGTTCACGGAAGCTGGCGCAACTGTCGAAGTGAAGTAG